Proteins found in one Actinomycetes bacterium genomic segment:
- the map gene encoding type I methionyl aminopeptidase → MPLLTPGRISPRRPVPDSIPCPEYVDKPAPARFTGSEVKDSDTVARMRVAGRLAAEAMAEVARHIAPGVTTDELDRVGHDFLVQRGAYPSTLGYKGFPKSLCTSVNEVICHGIPDSTELRDGDIVNIDITAFVGGVHGDTDATYLVGDVAEEDRLLVERTREALRRAINAVRPGRPLSVVGRVIESYARRFGYGVVRDFTGHGIGTAFHSGLVVPHYDDPRYSTLMEPGMTFTIEPMLNLGTHEWEMWDDGWTVVTADGRRSAQFEHTILVTDGGAEVLTVTG, encoded by the coding sequence ATGCCTCTGCTCACTCCGGGCCGCATCTCGCCCCGGCGCCCGGTCCCCGACTCGATCCCGTGCCCCGAGTACGTCGACAAGCCGGCGCCGGCGCGGTTCACCGGATCGGAGGTCAAGGACTCCGACACCGTGGCCCGCATGCGGGTCGCCGGCCGGCTCGCGGCCGAGGCGATGGCCGAGGTCGCGCGGCACATCGCGCCCGGAGTCACGACCGACGAGCTCGACCGGGTCGGCCACGACTTCCTCGTCCAGCGGGGCGCCTATCCCTCCACGCTCGGCTACAAGGGCTTCCCGAAGTCGCTCTGCACCTCGGTCAACGAGGTGATCTGCCACGGGATCCCCGACAGCACCGAGCTGCGCGACGGCGACATCGTCAACATCGACATCACGGCCTTCGTCGGCGGCGTCCACGGCGACACGGACGCGACCTACCTGGTGGGTGACGTCGCCGAGGAGGACCGGCTGCTCGTCGAGCGGACCCGCGAGGCGCTGCGACGGGCGATCAACGCCGTGCGCCCGGGGCGTCCGCTCAGCGTGGTCGGCCGGGTCATCGAGTCGTACGCACGCCGGTTCGGCTACGGCGTCGTGCGCGACTTCACCGGGCACGGCATCGGGACGGCCTTCCACTCGGGGCTGGTGGTCCCCCACTACGACGACCCGCGCTACTCCACGCTGATGGAGCCTGGCATGACGTTCACCATCGAGCCCATGCTGAACCTGGGCACCCACGAGTGGGAGATGTGGGACGACGGCTGGACCGTGGTGACCGCCGACGGTAGGCGCTCCGCCCAGTTCGAGCACACCATCCTGGTGACCGACGGCGGCGCGGAGGTCCTCACGGTGACCGGCTGA
- the panB gene encoding 3-methyl-2-oxobutanoate hydroxymethyltransferase: protein MSETTSPYGSGPSAADAPPPAKRVRLHHLKAMKERGERFAMLTSYDQLTAEIFDEAGIPLLLVGDSAANNVLGYETTLPVTVDELLPLVRAVARGAHRSMVVADLPFGSYQVSPAQALETAVRFMKEGSAHAVKLEGGAQVAPQVRALVDAGVPVMAHIGFTPQSEHQLGGYRVQGRGDTGDELVRAALALQDAGAFAIVLEMVPADVAKRVTAELVIPTIGIGAGVDCDGQVLVWQDMVGLRRGPFPRFVKHYADLRGALGDAAQAFAADVRDREFPGEEHTFH from the coding sequence ATGTCCGAGACGACTTCCCCCTACGGCTCCGGCCCGTCGGCCGCCGACGCACCGCCGCCAGCGAAGCGGGTCCGGCTCCACCACCTGAAGGCGATGAAGGAGCGCGGCGAGCGCTTCGCGATGCTGACGTCCTACGACCAGCTCACGGCCGAGATCTTCGACGAGGCGGGCATCCCGCTGCTCCTGGTCGGCGACTCGGCGGCCAACAACGTGCTCGGCTACGAGACGACGCTGCCGGTGACGGTCGACGAGCTGCTCCCGCTGGTCCGCGCCGTCGCACGGGGCGCGCACCGGTCGATGGTCGTGGCCGACCTGCCCTTCGGCTCCTACCAGGTGTCGCCGGCGCAGGCGCTCGAGACGGCCGTGCGGTTCATGAAGGAGGGCTCGGCCCACGCGGTGAAGCTGGAGGGTGGCGCGCAGGTGGCGCCGCAGGTGCGGGCGCTGGTCGACGCCGGCGTTCCGGTCATGGCGCACATCGGCTTCACGCCGCAGAGCGAGCACCAGCTGGGGGGTTACCGGGTCCAGGGCCGCGGTGACACCGGTGACGAGCTGGTGCGCGCCGCCCTGGCCCTGCAGGACGCGGGTGCCTTCGCGATCGTCCTGGAGATGGTGCCGGCCGACGTCGCCAAGCGGGTGACGGCCGAGCTGGTGATCCCCACCATCGGCATCGGCGCGGGCGTCGACTGCGACGGGCAGGTGCTGGTCTGGCAGGACATGGTCGGACTTCGCCGTGGACCCTTCCCCCGCTTCGTCAAGCACTACGCCGACCTCAGAGGCGCGCTGGGCGACGCCGCCCAGGCGTTCGCGGCCGACGTGCGGGACCGCGAGTTCCCGGGCGAGGAGCACACCTTCCACTGA
- the glnA gene encoding type I glutamate--ammonia ligase gives MDKQQEFVLRTLEERDIRFVRLWFTDVLGFLKSVAVAPAELEGAFDEGIGFDGSAIEGFARVAESDMLARPDPGTFQILPWRSESPGTARMFCDIVMPDGAPSYADPRQVLKRTLSKAADMGFAFYTHPEIEFFLFKDGSATTSERRGLPPTPVDQGGYFDHIAHGIGHDFRRDAITMLENMGISVEFSHHEGAPGQQEIDLRYADALSTADNIMTFRHVMKQVALSQGVQASFMPKPYTDHPGSGMHTHLSLFEGERNAFFEAGAPYQLSKAARSFIAGLLRHAGEITAVTNQWVNSYKRLLGGGEAPAYVCWGHNNRSAMVRVPMYKPSKGQSTRVEIRSPDSACNPYLAFAVVLGAGLKGIEEGYDLPDGAEDDVWALTDAERQALGIEPLPTNLSEAIRRMEGSELVAETLGEHVFDFFLRNKRAEWLDYRREVTTFELDRYLPAL, from the coding sequence ATGGACAAGCAGCAAGAGTTCGTCCTCCGGACCCTGGAGGAGCGCGACATCCGCTTCGTCCGGCTGTGGTTCACCGACGTCCTCGGTTTCCTCAAGTCGGTGGCCGTCGCACCGGCCGAGCTCGAAGGGGCCTTCGACGAGGGCATCGGCTTCGACGGCTCGGCGATCGAGGGCTTCGCGCGGGTCGCCGAGTCCGACATGCTCGCCCGGCCGGACCCCGGCACCTTCCAGATCCTGCCCTGGCGCTCCGAGTCGCCCGGCACGGCGAGGATGTTCTGCGACATCGTCATGCCGGACGGGGCGCCGTCCTACGCCGACCCGCGCCAGGTGCTCAAGCGCACGCTGTCCAAGGCCGCGGACATGGGCTTCGCGTTCTACACCCACCCCGAGATCGAGTTCTTCCTCTTCAAGGACGGCTCGGCCACGACCAGCGAGCGGCGAGGGCTGCCTCCGACGCCGGTGGACCAGGGCGGGTACTTCGACCACATCGCCCACGGCATCGGGCACGACTTCCGCCGCGACGCCATCACCATGCTCGAGAACATGGGCATCTCGGTGGAGTTCAGCCACCACGAGGGCGCTCCTGGCCAGCAGGAGATCGACCTGCGCTACGCCGACGCGCTGTCCACGGCCGACAACATCATGACCTTCCGGCACGTGATGAAGCAGGTGGCGCTCAGCCAGGGCGTGCAGGCGTCGTTCATGCCGAAGCCCTACACCGACCACCCCGGCTCGGGCATGCACACCCACCTGAGCCTCTTCGAGGGCGAGCGCAACGCGTTCTTCGAGGCGGGGGCGCCCTACCAGCTGTCGAAGGCTGCCCGGTCGTTCATCGCCGGCCTGCTCCGCCATGCCGGCGAGATCACCGCCGTCACCAACCAGTGGGTCAACAGCTACAAGCGGCTGCTCGGCGGCGGCGAGGCACCGGCCTACGTGTGCTGGGGCCACAACAACCGGTCGGCCATGGTGCGGGTGCCCATGTACAAGCCGTCCAAGGGCCAGTCCACCCGGGTCGAGATCCGGTCGCCGGACTCGGCCTGCAACCCCTACCTCGCCTTCGCGGTGGTGCTCGGCGCCGGCCTCAAGGGCATCGAGGAGGGCTACGACCTGCCCGACGGCGCCGAGGACGACGTCTGGGCACTCACCGACGCCGAGCGGCAGGCCCTCGGCATCGAGCCGCTCCCGACCAACCTGTCGGAGGCCATCCGCCGGATGGAGGGCAGCGAGCTGGTCGCCGAGACGCTCGGCGAGCACGTCTTCGACTTCTTCCTGCGCAACAAGCGCGCGGAGTGGCTGGACTACCGCCGTGAGGTGACCACCTTCGAGCTGGACCGCTACCTTCCCGCACTGTGA
- a CDS encoding NAD+ synthase, which yields MPQLRLALAQFDPVVGDLEGNAQRIADLAEEAARSGAHVVAFPEMALTGYPVEDLVFRRSFVDASRRAMADLARTLGGSAAADLLVVVGFLNGMPDAPHVLGTPKGAPQNAAAFVHRGEVVGCYAKHHLPNYGVFDEYRYFVPGSSLTVARAHGIDVAVVICEDIWQEGGPVARTREAGAGLLVVINGSPYERDKDDARLDLVRRRAATAGCTLAYVNMVGGQDELVFDGDSIVVSAEGEVLARAPQFEEVLLVVDLDLPAATGGGSPVTAAEPVRRVTLSSEPLAPYDAVTARVAPRLVDEAEVYGALVTGLRDYVAKNGFRSVVLGLSGGIDSALTAVIACDALGAGNVYGISMPSSYSSDHSRSDADDLARRTGLVYSTVPIAPMVDAFLSSLELTGLAEENLQARVRGTTLMALSNQHGHLVLATGNKSELSVGYSTLYGDSVGGYAPLKDVPKTSVWELSRWRNADAEARGETPPIPESSITKPPSAELRPGQLDTDSLPDYGLLDDVLDDYVEQDRGSSELLAAGFARELVEQVLRLTDVAEYKRRQYPPGPKISYKAFGRDRRLPITNRWREHATPPVPSSD from the coding sequence GTGCCGCAGCTGCGCCTCGCTCTCGCCCAGTTCGACCCCGTCGTCGGCGACCTGGAGGGCAACGCGCAGCGCATCGCCGACCTCGCCGAAGAGGCTGCACGGTCCGGGGCGCACGTCGTCGCCTTCCCCGAGATGGCACTGACCGGCTACCCGGTCGAGGACCTCGTGTTCCGGCGCTCGTTTGTCGACGCGTCCCGCCGGGCGATGGCCGACCTGGCGCGGACGCTCGGCGGCTCGGCGGCCGCGGACCTGCTCGTCGTCGTCGGCTTCCTGAACGGCATGCCGGACGCGCCGCACGTCCTCGGCACCCCGAAGGGCGCCCCGCAGAACGCCGCCGCCTTCGTGCACCGCGGTGAGGTCGTCGGGTGCTACGCGAAGCACCACCTGCCCAACTACGGGGTCTTCGACGAGTACCGCTACTTCGTCCCCGGGTCGTCGCTGACCGTCGCCCGGGCGCACGGCATCGACGTCGCCGTCGTCATCTGCGAGGACATCTGGCAGGAGGGCGGCCCGGTCGCCCGCACCCGCGAGGCCGGCGCGGGGCTGCTCGTCGTCATCAACGGGTCGCCGTACGAGCGGGACAAGGACGACGCCCGGCTCGACCTGGTCCGGCGCCGGGCCGCGACGGCCGGCTGCACGCTCGCCTACGTCAACATGGTCGGCGGGCAGGACGAGCTGGTCTTCGACGGCGACTCGATCGTTGTGTCCGCGGAGGGCGAGGTCCTCGCCCGGGCACCGCAGTTCGAGGAGGTGCTCCTCGTGGTCGACCTCGACCTGCCGGCGGCCACTGGTGGCGGAAGCCCGGTCACGGCCGCTGAGCCGGTGCGACGCGTGACGCTGTCGAGCGAGCCCCTGGCGCCGTACGACGCGGTGACCGCACGTGTCGCCCCGCGTCTGGTCGACGAGGCGGAGGTGTACGGCGCGCTGGTGACCGGTCTGCGCGACTACGTGGCCAAGAACGGCTTCCGCAGCGTGGTGCTCGGACTGTCCGGCGGCATCGACTCGGCGCTCACCGCCGTCATCGCGTGCGACGCGCTCGGCGCCGGGAACGTGTATGGCATCTCGATGCCGAGCAGCTACTCGAGCGACCACTCGCGCTCCGACGCCGACGACCTGGCGCGCCGCACCGGGCTCGTCTACTCGACGGTGCCGATCGCCCCGATGGTCGACGCCTTCCTCTCGTCGCTCGAGCTGACCGGGCTGGCGGAGGAGAACCTGCAGGCCCGGGTGCGCGGCACGACGCTGATGGCCCTGTCCAACCAGCACGGCCACCTGGTGCTCGCCACCGGCAACAAGAGCGAGCTCTCGGTCGGCTACTCGACGCTCTACGGCGACTCGGTCGGCGGCTACGCGCCCCTCAAGGACGTGCCCAAGACGTCGGTGTGGGAGCTGTCGAGGTGGCGCAACGCCGACGCCGAGGCGCGCGGCGAGACACCGCCGATCCCGGAGTCCTCCATCACCAAGCCGCCTTCCGCCGAGCTGCGTCCCGGCCAGCTCGACACCGACTCGCTGCCGGATTACGGCCTGCTCGACGACGTGCTGGACGACTACGTGGAGCAGGACCGCGGGTCGTCGGAGCTGCTGGCCGCAGGCTTCGCCCGTGAGCTGGTCGAGCAGGTGCTCCGGCTCACCGACGTCGCCGAGTACAAGCGCCGGCAGTACCCCCCCGGTCCGAAGATCTCCTACAAGGCGTTCGGCCGCGACCGCAGGCTGCCCATCACCAACCGCTGGCGCGAGCACGCCACGCCGCCGGTGCCCTCCAGCGACTGA
- a CDS encoding EAL domain-containing protein: MAERPPGDRLIWLVSAGLATAGALLWWRGLALPENDPHLWWPAVALVFALSERFAVHLPFGRDLHSLTFSMAPMVLGLFFLDAGELVLAAVLGMLLTQAVIYRNPPIKLAFNTASIFLQASVAVAVFSAVVEATGVTASELDPVTWLAALAATVAADLLGNLALFAIIAIRQGQWDLAELGRTLAIAAVGTVVVTDLALLTALVMVRESQGLVLLGVVAVLSFLLYRGYHVQRLRYGRLQLLYSFTRSVDQALQAGTVGETVTSEARTLLRAGHAAVLACSPDCQGTWYAAACDGTPLRLVRGGSTKAHHELRAAGHLDGMAAPLRDGGEIIGVLVVADRLDDVSTFDHEDELLFEALASHAGVALANSGLVERVRAAAEETEHLALHDPLTGLPNRLHFQQRLERRLATTGSAAVLLMDIDRFKEVNDTLGHDVGDQLLAEVANRLRALGSDETVVARLGGDEFAVLLGGDDVHVEGMVARIFRDVARPIQLGDVTIDVSVSVGISATPRDGSSAALLLRRSEVAMYDAKDGLSGVARYSPDRDPYSSRRLSLIGDLARALDDGTLELHYQPQADPSSGQITGVEALIRWTHPLWGQVPPDEFIPLAEHTGLIRPLTRFVIETAVRQCVAWQEAGTPVLMAVNVSMRNLLEPELADTVARLLVQAGLPAALLKLEVTESAIVAEPERAVQALERLVQLGLSVSVDDFGTGYSSLTRLRSLPVQEVKIDKSFVRHLAERQDDLAIVRAVIGLGHDLGLRVLAEGVEDERSWRVLEELGCDLVQGFFLARPMPAAAMTIWLGDRMSGFATRLRTEQEGDDQPAPRPLGGGAPRRQAGPTRR; this comes from the coding sequence GTGGCGGAACGTCCGCCGGGCGACCGGCTGATCTGGCTCGTGAGCGCCGGGCTCGCGACCGCAGGAGCGCTCCTGTGGTGGCGAGGCCTCGCCCTGCCCGAGAACGACCCGCACCTGTGGTGGCCGGCCGTGGCACTGGTCTTCGCCCTCAGCGAGCGCTTCGCGGTCCACCTGCCCTTCGGCCGTGACCTCCACAGCCTCACCTTCAGCATGGCGCCCATGGTGCTCGGGCTGTTCTTCCTCGACGCCGGAGAGCTGGTCCTGGCGGCCGTCCTCGGGATGCTGCTGACCCAGGCGGTCATCTACCGCAACCCGCCGATCAAGCTGGCGTTCAACACGGCCTCGATCTTCCTGCAGGCCTCGGTCGCGGTGGCGGTCTTCTCCGCCGTGGTCGAGGCGACCGGTGTCACCGCGAGCGAGCTGGACCCCGTCACCTGGCTGGCCGCGCTCGCGGCGACCGTGGCCGCCGACCTGCTCGGCAACCTCGCGCTGTTCGCGATCATCGCGATCCGCCAGGGCCAGTGGGACCTCGCCGAGCTCGGACGAACCCTCGCCATCGCTGCCGTCGGCACCGTCGTCGTCACCGACCTCGCCCTGCTGACCGCCCTGGTCATGGTCCGGGAGTCCCAGGGGCTGGTTCTGCTCGGCGTCGTGGCGGTGCTCTCCTTCCTGCTCTACCGCGGCTACCACGTGCAGCGGCTGCGCTACGGGCGGCTGCAGCTGCTCTACTCGTTCACGCGCTCGGTCGACCAGGCGCTGCAGGCCGGCACGGTCGGCGAGACGGTCACCTCGGAGGCGCGGACGCTGCTGCGGGCCGGGCACGCCGCCGTCCTCGCGTGCTCGCCGGACTGCCAGGGCACCTGGTACGCCGCGGCCTGCGACGGCACTCCCCTGCGGCTGGTCCGCGGCGGGAGCACCAAGGCCCACCACGAGCTGCGGGCCGCCGGTCACCTCGACGGCATGGCAGCTCCGCTGCGCGACGGGGGCGAGATCATCGGCGTCCTGGTCGTCGCCGACCGGCTCGACGACGTCAGCACGTTCGACCACGAGGACGAGCTGCTCTTCGAGGCGCTGGCCAGCCACGCCGGGGTCGCCCTGGCCAACTCCGGCCTGGTCGAGCGGGTCCGCGCAGCAGCGGAGGAGACCGAGCACCTCGCGCTGCACGACCCGCTCACCGGCCTGCCCAACCGGCTGCACTTCCAGCAGCGGCTCGAGCGGCGGCTCGCCACCACCGGCTCGGCCGCGGTCCTGCTCATGGACATCGACCGCTTCAAGGAGGTCAACGACACCCTCGGCCACGACGTCGGCGACCAGCTGCTCGCCGAGGTCGCCAACCGGCTTCGTGCCCTCGGCTCGGACGAGACCGTCGTCGCCCGGCTCGGCGGCGACGAGTTCGCGGTGCTGCTCGGCGGCGACGACGTCCACGTCGAGGGCATGGTGGCCCGCATCTTCCGCGACGTGGCCCGGCCGATCCAGCTCGGCGACGTCACGATCGACGTGTCGGTGAGCGTCGGGATCTCCGCGACCCCTCGCGACGGCTCCTCCGCCGCACTGCTCCTCCGCCGGTCGGAGGTCGCGATGTACGACGCCAAGGACGGCCTGAGCGGAGTCGCCCGCTACTCCCCCGACCGTGACCCCTACAGCTCCCGCCGCCTGTCGCTGATCGGCGACCTCGCTCGGGCCCTGGACGACGGCACCCTCGAGCTGCACTACCAGCCGCAGGCCGACCCGTCCTCCGGCCAGATCACCGGCGTCGAGGCGCTGATCCGCTGGACCCATCCGCTGTGGGGGCAGGTGCCGCCGGACGAGTTCATCCCGCTCGCCGAGCACACCGGGTTGATCCGACCGCTCACCCGCTTCGTCATCGAGACCGCCGTGCGGCAGTGCGTGGCCTGGCAGGAGGCCGGGACTCCGGTGCTGATGGCGGTCAACGTGTCGATGCGCAACCTGCTCGAGCCGGAGCTGGCCGACACGGTGGCCCGACTGCTCGTGCAGGCCGGCCTACCGGCGGCGCTGCTCAAGCTCGAGGTGACCGAGAGCGCAATCGTCGCCGAGCCGGAGCGCGCGGTGCAGGCGCTGGAGCGGCTGGTGCAGCTCGGGCTGTCGGTCTCGGTCGACGACTTCGGCACCGGCTACTCCTCGCTGACCCGGCTGCGCAGCCTGCCGGTGCAGGAGGTCAAGATCGACAAGAGCTTCGTTCGGCACCTCGCCGAGCGGCAGGACGACCTGGCCATCGTCCGCGCGGTCATCGGCCTCGGCCACGACCTCGGCCTGCGCGTGCTAGCCGAGGGCGTGGAGGACGAGCGCAGCTGGCGGGTTCTCGAGGAGCTCGGCTGCGACCTCGTGCAGGGCTTCTTCCTCGCCAGACCGATGCCCGCGGCCGCGATGACGATCTGGCTCGGCGACCGGATGTCGGGCTTCGCGACCCGGCTGCGCACCGAGCAGGAGGGCGACGACCAGCCGGCGCCCCGCCCCCTCGGCGGCGGCGCGCCCCGGCGCCAGGCTGGCCCGACGCGTCGCTGA
- a CDS encoding type 1 glutamine amidotransferase: MSRLLVVQHEGSTGPGWWGEWLAAEGVVLEVVHPYAAQELPTTQALRTYDGLLVLGGAMGPLDDADCPWLPPTRDLLAAAVADGLPTFGICLGAELLVVACGGSVRRGPAGPELGVLTNDPTPAAADDPVLSSVSPGTPVLQWHWEEMDALPPGAVLLATSPAYPHQAFRLGPAAWGVQGHPEVTPAIAADWAREDSPLLLAAGREPADLVAEVERETPRLVQSWQPVARAFGEVVAARAAGAGADGGAGAAGALPLLDDVLGRRGAPPGGATG; this comes from the coding sequence GTGAGCCGCCTGCTCGTCGTCCAGCACGAGGGAAGCACCGGCCCCGGGTGGTGGGGGGAGTGGCTCGCCGCCGAGGGGGTCGTGCTCGAGGTCGTGCACCCGTACGCCGCGCAGGAGCTCCCCACGACCCAGGCCCTGCGGACCTATGACGGGCTGCTGGTGCTCGGCGGCGCCATGGGGCCGCTCGACGACGCGGACTGCCCCTGGCTGCCGCCCACCCGTGACCTGCTGGCGGCAGCGGTGGCCGACGGCCTGCCGACCTTCGGCATCTGCCTGGGCGCCGAGCTGCTCGTCGTCGCCTGCGGCGGCAGCGTCCGGCGCGGACCTGCCGGGCCCGAGCTGGGGGTGCTCACCAACGACCCGACGCCGGCGGCTGCCGACGACCCGGTCCTGTCGTCGGTGTCGCCCGGCACGCCCGTCCTGCAGTGGCACTGGGAGGAGATGGACGCGCTGCCGCCCGGCGCCGTGCTCCTCGCCACCTCACCGGCCTACCCGCACCAGGCCTTCCGGCTCGGCCCGGCGGCCTGGGGGGTGCAGGGGCACCCCGAGGTGACGCCGGCCATCGCCGCGGACTGGGCCCGCGAGGACAGCCCGCTGCTGCTCGCCGCCGGCCGGGAGCCGGCCGACCTGGTCGCCGAGGTGGAGCGAGAGACCCCGCGGCTGGTGCAGAGCTGGCAGCCGGTCGCCCGCGCATTCGGGGAGGTGGTCGCCGCCCGGGCGGCCGGTGCCGGTGCGGACGGCGGCGCCGGTGCGGCCGGGGCCTTGCCGTTGCTTGACGACGTCTTGGGCCGGCGTGGTGCGCCACCCGGCGGGGCGACGGGTTAG